ATAAGGAGTTCAGCAATGAACAAGCCTTTACGACTGCGGCGTGGAGTCATTCGACTCCCGATTGTTCAGGTAGTGTCCGCGATTGAGGTCTTGAACGACCCCAAGATGCGGGCAACCCTGGTTGGTGATCGGCGTCAGGCGATCGACGAGGTTGTCCGATTGCTCGAAAGAGCAAGGAGCAATCAGATCGACGGTATGGTGGAGGTAGACGAACGGCATGTCGGCGGCATCCTGAGAGTGCTCATCGAGCTCGTTCCCTGGATGCGCGACTTGCTCTTCCACTTCTTCGACGACGAACAGAACTAAACCCCCTTTTCACGAGATTCACGAATGCTTGCCGTAGGAAAAGCCATTCGAACGTTGAGAGCCCGCAAGGGTGTGAGCCAGAAGGAACTGGCCGAGCGGGCGGAAATTACTCCTTCGTTTCTGAGCCTCGTCGAGGGCGACCGTCGCGACGCCAGTATCAAGGTCATCGAACGCATTGCCTCCGCG
This region of Phycisphaeraceae bacterium genomic DNA includes:
- a CDS encoding helix-turn-helix transcriptional regulator is translated as MLAVGKAIRTLRARKGVSQKELAERAEITPSFLSLVEGDRRDASIKVIERIASALDVSSEVLIWEAVELPADLSEKDRRMCELAKIIVRGVYENATRAADDPTPA